In Polyangium spumosum, the DNA window CGGGTCATCACCTCGAAGCGCAGTCCGAAGCGGCGCTGCATCTCGCCCTGCCATTGAAGGCAAACCGAGGCGGGGCAGACGACGAGGACGAAGCTCGCCTGCTGCCTGAGGATGAGCTCCTGGAGCACGAGGCCCGCCTCGATGGTCTTGCCGAGTCCGACGTCGTCGGCGATGAACAGGTTCGCGCGGGGAAGCTCGAGCGCCTTCATCAGGGGCGTGAGCTGATGCGCCATGAGCTTGATGCCCGCGCGGAATGGGGCCTGAAAGCGGGTCGCATCCGCGGCGCTGACGGCGCTCCACTTGAGTGCGTGCAAGTAGGCGCCGAAGTGCGCGGGGGGATCGAGCCGCGAGACCTCGCCGAGGCCGTGGGTCTCGGGCGCGACGATACGGGCGCCAAGCTCGAGGTCCCAGAGCACGTCGATCGGGCGCCCGGGATCATCGTCATCGAGGCAGACGAGTCGAACGAGCGGCGAGTCGTTGCCTTCGCCCGCGACGACGTCTTCGACGAGCCACTGGCGATGCCGGGCATGTACGATCTGGCCCTTGGCGGGGAGACCGTCGGCGCTCGCGGCGGGTGGCCGCACGGTGGCTGCGCGCGGATCGAGGCCTGCGGCTTCGAGGACGAGCGCCTGGAGGTCGGCGCGAGCGCGGGCGGAGGGTATCGAGGCCGTGACGGCGGCAGACGGCCCGAAGCTCGTCTCGACCGAGCTCGCGGAGCAGGGCCGGGAGACGCTTGCCGAGGTGGTTCGAGAGCTTGGCGATGAGGCGGTCCTTGCCGCCAGACACATCGCGAACCTCGCAGCCGAGGAGCTGACAGAGGTCGAGGAGCCGCCCCGCGGCGATGACCGCAAGGACCGAGGCGACGGTGGGCACCGAGGTCGGTGGGGGGAGGACGAAGGGCTGCGCGCTGGCGGCGCTATCCGGCGTTTTCTGCGGTCTTCTTGCGGCCACTCGTGTCTCCCGGTGGTGCCCGAGCGCGCTGGCGGCGCCTCGGGCGGCGGGAGTGTAACAGGAAGGGGAGGGATGGGATGCGGAGATGAGGCGTGGTATCCGGGATGTGCGTTCGTGGAGAAACCGAGGTCCGCGATGTCCGTTGGGAGGCTATCCAGCGAGATCATTCCCCAGGCCGATCGCCTCGACATCGTGCTCCGCGTTCTCGCCTTCATCGAGCGCGAAGGCCGGCGGCCCACTCCCGCGGAGATCGACGTCGAGTTCACGGAACGCTATGTCGGCTACTGTTGCCAGGCCGCGACGCTGCTGAAGTTCCTCGATACATCGTACAAGATCACCGACAAAGGAAAGCTGCTCCTCACGCTCGAAGATGACTTGCAGCTCCTGCGTGTGATCTGTGCGTTCGAGGAGAGCGAAGCGGGACGAGCGTGGCTGCGCTGGGCTGGCGTCAAGGAGCTCAACGACCTCGACCCCGAGTCGGCGTCGGACTTTCTCCATGCCTGTGCCGACTTCGCCGACTCGACCATCGATCGACGCGCGCAAACGCTCTGCGCCTGGGCCCGCGAATTCCTCGAGCTACGTGGCAAACGCAAAGGAACATCGCTCAGCTTGGAAAAATGGGCCTCCACGCAAATGCATCCGTGCGATCCGGAAGCCCTCGCGCAGGTGACTGCCCTCGGGCCGGAGGACTCGGCGGGCATCGTGCAGCGCCTCGGCCCCGGCACGCACCGCGTCCGCGTCGTCTCGGGCTTTTTCACCATCAGCGGTTATCAGATCCTTGCGAAACGGCTCACGGGGGCCGAGGTCCGTCTGCTCATCGGGCAGGACGAGCGCAACCCGTTCGCGCGCCGCTCGGTCGACGATGCAACCACCGTCCTTCGCCTTTTTCGGGAGAGCCTGGACCAAGGCTTGCCCTCGGCCACGCGCCGCAAGGAGATCAAGAAGTTGCACGCGGACGTCCTGCGCAGCCTCGTAGGTATTCGCCACTTCGAGCCTCGCAAGCAGAACAAGCTCCACGCCAAGGTATACATCTTCGATCTCCGTGCAGCCTACATCACCTCTGCCAACCTCACGGTCAACGGGCTGAGGCAAAACATTGAAGGCGGCGCGCTGATGACCTCTCGCGCGCACGTCGAGTACTACGTTCGGCAATTCGAAACCTTTTTCCACGAAGCGACGCCGATCACGCTCCCGATCCTGGAGGAGATCGAAAAAAGCTGGGCGTTCACCAAGCCGATCCCTCCGTATCTGCTCTTTCTCAAGGTCATGTACGAGCTCTTCGAGCGGCTACCAGAGCTCGAGACGCCGACCCGGTACGAACTGGCGGAGTTCCAGCGTCGCCTCGTTCGACCTGTCATCACCAAGCTCCTCAACTACCGAGTAGCCATGCTCATCTCTCCGACGGGAACCGGCAAGACGGTCATGGCGAGCCACGTGGCGGCCTATATGGCGCAAGAGCAGCACGTTCATCGCGTGATCGTCGTTTGCCCCAACCAATCGATAGGATTGAACTGGAGGAAGCATCTGGCGGCCTTCGGCCGCTCGGCTGATGTGATCACGCATGGCCTCCTGCGTCGCATCGAGGTTAGCTCCACCGACAACCAGCGACTATTGAAGGAGCTCCAGGAGAACCCACGCGAGACCGATCTCTACATCGTGGACGAGTGCCACCATTTTCGTAACGAGGACACGATCGGGCGGGAAAGCCTACTGCGCCTGCTACGGCCCGCGGATGGGAAGGTGCGCCCGTACTGCCTCCTCCTCACCGCGACGCCGATCAGCACTGGGCTGCGCAACCTGAACATGCTGCTCGATCTCATCTGCCAGCCGGAGATCGAGTCTGTCAGACAGATCGATACTGTCCCCGCTGTCGTCAACGTCACTCTGCCGTTCATCATGGCCCACTACGGGATCCGCCAGAAAGGCGTGCCCGGCATGGCGCTGCGCTTCGGAGAGGACCACCGCTACTTTCCCAACATCCGTATCCGGACGGTCCACTATCTGTCGCCCATGGTTGATCTATTCAAGATCATCCGCGGCCTGCAGCTGAAGTTCGAAGACGGGGAGCGGATCGCGGTCCGATGCGCGCTCGGGGGCGGCGAATGGCCCGAGACCCCGCAAGGCCGTGAGTACGGCCTCCTCCGCGCTCTGCTGGCCCGGCGTGCCGAGAGCAGCCCGCTCGCACTCCATCGCACCGTGGAGCGTCTGCTGACCAGCATCGACCAGGGAGCACTGCGCCCCGTCAATCGGGACGAGCTGTGCGCGGGTCTGCGCAGCCTCGCTGACAAGGCGTGTGCTCCCGCGGAAGACTCCAAGCTTCAAGCGCTCTTCGAGAAGGTGAGGGAGCTCCACCGCGAGACCAAGGTGCTCATCTTCTCCGAAGCCGTCGATACCGTCGAGTACGTGGCGGACGCGCTGCAAAAGCGATTCCCGAAGAGGTGTGTCGCCGCACTCGACGGTAGCACGAGTCTGGCCGAGCGTCAGCGTATCATCACCCGATTCGCGCCGATCGCCAACGGTCGGAAGAGCGTCAGCGAAGATGAACCGGACATCGATATTCTGGTTACCTCCGACACCTGCGCCGAGGGAGAGAATCTCCAGGATGCGATGATCGTCGTCAACTACGACCTGACCTGGACGCCCCTCATGCTGACGCAGCGGCTCGGGCGGATTGACCGTGCCACCGACCAGCCGCGGGAGGTCCAGGTCTTCAACTTCTACCCAGGAGCCGTGGAGTATGACCAGCTCGTTGGACTATGGAGCCGGCTGGAAGAGCGCTCCAAGGAGCTCTCGGTGCTCACGCGCGGGCAAGTGATCGGCGAGCACGAGCGCCGTCTCGAGGAGATTCCGTCCGATGATCTGGGGCCCGTTCGTGCCCTCTACGAGAACGAGGACTACAATCTGTTCCTGAA includes these proteins:
- a CDS encoding helicase-related protein; its protein translation is MTAADGPKLVSTELAEQGRETLAEVVRELGDEAVLAARHIANLAAEELTEVEEPPRGDDRKDRGDGGHRGRWGEDEGLRAGGAIRRFLRSSCGHSCLPVVPERAGGASGGGSVTGRGGMGCGDEAWYPGCAFVEKPRSAMSVGRLSSEIIPQADRLDIVLRVLAFIEREGRRPTPAEIDVEFTERYVGYCCQAATLLKFLDTSYKITDKGKLLLTLEDDLQLLRVICAFEESEAGRAWLRWAGVKELNDLDPESASDFLHACADFADSTIDRRAQTLCAWAREFLELRGKRKGTSLSLEKWASTQMHPCDPEALAQVTALGPEDSAGIVQRLGPGTHRVRVVSGFFTISGYQILAKRLTGAEVRLLIGQDERNPFARRSVDDATTVLRLFRESLDQGLPSATRRKEIKKLHADVLRSLVGIRHFEPRKQNKLHAKVYIFDLRAAYITSANLTVNGLRQNIEGGALMTSRAHVEYYVRQFETFFHEATPITLPILEEIEKSWAFTKPIPPYLLFLKVMYELFERLPELETPTRYELAEFQRRLVRPVITKLLNYRVAMLISPTGTGKTVMASHVAAYMAQEQHVHRVIVVCPNQSIGLNWRKHLAAFGRSADVITHGLLRRIEVSSTDNQRLLKELQENPRETDLYIVDECHHFRNEDTIGRESLLRLLRPADGKVRPYCLLLTATPISTGLRNLNMLLDLICQPEIESVRQIDTVPAVVNVTLPFIMAHYGIRQKGVPGMALRFGEDHRYFPNIRIRTVHYLSPMVDLFKIIRGLQLKFEDGERIAVRCALGGGEWPETPQGREYGLLRALLARRAESSPLALHRTVERLLTSIDQGALRPVNRDELCAGLRSLADKACAPAEDSKLQALFEKVRELHRETKVLIFSEAVDTVEYVADALQKRFPKRCVAALDGSTSLAERQRIITRFAPIANGRKSVSEDEPDIDILVTSDTCAEGENLQDAMIVVNYDLTWTPLMLTQRLGRIDRATDQPREVQVFNFYPGAVEYDQLVGLWSRLEERSKELSVLTRGQVIGEHERRLEEIPSDDLGPVRALYENEDYNLFLNTLLPTPRYMEIWLGATEEERQLARRLPDGVQAGEQRHSSGCYVLLRYEGTIHSIFLDRTSQRLLRAPDDVTHEFLVKEHVFTERDSATIAPPESFDDEVAKAVRLWSESAGIDVDVVTVVAAKFLTRG